Proteins encoded in a region of the Synechococcus sp. BIOS-U3-1 genome:
- a CDS encoding photosystem I reaction center subunit XI produces the protein MSVSPVADPTVGNLATPVNSSYFTKAYLNALPAYRPDLSPNRRGLEIGMAHGFLLYGPFAVCGPLRNGDYAATAGLLASIGLVSILTVCLSIYGTAGRGPNVQPADATIVNPPADLFTKTGWAEFASGFWLGGCGGAAFAWFLASSTFVLPLVKIAGGVWSVN, from the coding sequence ATGTCTGTTTCCCCCGTCGCCGATCCAACGGTTGGCAATTTGGCTACTCCGGTGAACAGCAGCTATTTCACCAAGGCGTACCTCAACGCTCTGCCCGCTTACCGACCTGACTTGTCTCCAAACCGTCGCGGTCTGGAAATTGGCATGGCGCACGGCTTCCTGCTGTACGGCCCCTTCGCTGTATGCGGACCTCTCCGTAACGGCGATTATGCAGCGACAGCAGGATTGCTCGCCTCCATCGGATTGGTGTCAATCCTGACTGTGTGCTTATCGATCTACGGCACTGCCGGACGAGGCCCAAACGTGCAGCCCGCTGACGCCACAATCGTTAACCCTCCCGCGGACCTGTTTACCAAAACTGGCTGGGCTGAATTTGCCAGTGGCTTCTGGCTGGGTGGATGCGGAGGCGCTGCATTCGCCTGGTTCCTGGCTAGCTCGACGTTTGTTCTTCCGTTGGTGAAAATTGCTGGCGGTGTTTGGAGCGTCAACTGA
- a CDS encoding photosystem I reaction center subunit VIII yields the protein MTGDFVASWMPSVFIPLAGVLGPAVVMVLMFNLIETTD from the coding sequence ATGACTGGAGATTTCGTCGCTTCCTGGATGCCGTCGGTTTTCATTCCCTTAGCTGGGGTTTTGGGTCCAGCTGTCGTGATGGTTCTGATGTTCAACCTGATCGAAACCACCGACTGA
- a CDS encoding HEAT repeat domain-containing protein, with protein sequence MNQLLAGGAAVVLVVVLWGLGRRPGKTLLRSTDATSVAAINRAQLGLVEASLPQTDHEIQSVSAKGAFDSVPFQPPATSAERISLERRLREAMDQGNPGQRLEAVRVAGQWGHGSVLPLLRRGLRDADSLVVEAAAVAIERHRGATRPSPAQVARPPRNVARMR encoded by the coding sequence ATGAATCAGCTGCTTGCAGGTGGTGCCGCTGTTGTGCTGGTGGTTGTGCTGTGGGGTCTTGGCCGACGGCCTGGAAAAACGTTGTTGCGCAGCACTGATGCGACTTCGGTGGCAGCAATCAACAGAGCTCAGCTGGGCCTCGTAGAGGCTTCATTGCCACAGACGGATCATGAGATTCAGTCAGTGTCTGCCAAGGGAGCATTTGATTCTGTCCCGTTCCAGCCCCCGGCTACCAGTGCTGAGCGGATCTCACTGGAGCGCCGGCTCCGCGAGGCGATGGATCAAGGCAACCCAGGTCAGAGGCTTGAGGCTGTAAGGGTGGCTGGCCAGTGGGGGCATGGATCTGTGCTTCCGTTGCTGAGGCGCGGTCTACGTGACGCCGACAGTCTCGTCGTTGAAGCTGCTGCAGTTGCCATCGAGCGGCACCGTGGTGCTACCCGACCCTCTCCAGCTCAGGTGGCTCGACCTCCTCGCAACGTTGCCCGAATGCGATAG
- a CDS encoding glycosyltransferase family 2 protein, with translation MTAGLDLSVVVPLYNEEESLPELVDQLLNALQPTGERFELVLVNDGSTDNTASVLESISNKVPELVGVLLRKNYGQTAAMAAGFDVAKGQVIVSLDGDLQNDPSDIPLLLNKLREGYDLVSGWRFDRQDAELQRKLPSRLANRLIGRVTGVRLHDYGCSLKAYDRDVLSDMRLYGELHRFLPALAFIEGARITEVKVNHRARQYGTSKYGIDRTFRVLMDLLTVWFMKRFLTRPMYVFGFGGLVAIATSLVASAYLLVIKLTGEDIGNRPLLTMAVVLGLAGIQLFCFGLLGELLIRTYHESQGRPIYRIRATLRGGRAT, from the coding sequence ATGACTGCTGGGCTAGACCTTTCGGTTGTGGTGCCGCTCTACAACGAAGAAGAAAGCCTGCCTGAACTTGTCGACCAGCTGCTTAACGCGCTGCAACCCACTGGAGAGCGCTTTGAACTAGTGCTGGTCAATGACGGTTCAACAGACAACACCGCATCAGTGCTGGAGAGCATCAGTAACAAGGTGCCGGAGCTGGTGGGTGTTTTACTGCGCAAAAACTACGGGCAGACAGCTGCAATGGCAGCAGGTTTCGATGTCGCCAAAGGGCAGGTGATCGTGAGCCTCGATGGTGATCTACAGAACGATCCCTCCGACATCCCGCTGCTGCTGAATAAGCTGCGCGAGGGCTATGACCTGGTGAGCGGTTGGCGTTTTGATCGCCAGGATGCCGAGCTCCAGAGAAAGCTTCCCTCCAGGTTGGCCAATCGCCTGATCGGACGCGTTACGGGAGTTCGCCTGCATGACTACGGCTGCTCGCTCAAGGCCTATGACCGCGACGTGCTGTCTGACATGCGTCTATACGGTGAGCTGCATCGTTTTCTGCCAGCGCTGGCCTTCATCGAAGGAGCCCGCATTACCGAAGTCAAGGTGAATCACCGTGCGCGTCAGTACGGAACCAGCAAATACGGAATTGATCGCACCTTTCGAGTCCTGATGGACCTGCTCACGGTGTGGTTTATGAAGCGCTTCCTCACCCGGCCGATGTATGTCTTTGGGTTTGGAGGCCTCGTCGCCATCGCAACGAGCTTGGTAGCAAGCGCCTACCTGCTCGTCATCAAGTTGACAGGTGAAGATATCGGCAACAGACCATTGCTCACCATGGCGGTCGTGCTCGGCCTGGCCGGGATTCAGCTGTTCTGTTTCGGACTGTTGGGAGAGCTGCTAATCCGTACGTACCACGAAAGCCAAGGGCGACCGATCTATCGCATTCGGGCAACGTTGCGAGGAGGTCGAGCCACCTGA
- a CDS encoding C40 family peptidase, giving the protein MPTLGTPIAPDLISSGGCWKLLRGQNGYARPTENGLATQAAAGRVFKVAASLRPEDRGRLHVVLLEDGYPCWLSMDELAGQAVACEARQPCLLSSSDITGRLNAVLKWLKAAAELKNTYLWGGTIGPDLDCSGLVQTAFASTGIWLPRDAYQQERFCQPLAVQPEDVSGLRAGDLIFFGSPERCTHVGIHLENGHYMHSSGIEHGRNGIGIDSLNPQDLHPVANHYRTELRGAGRVMRCHDGSTLP; this is encoded by the coding sequence ATGCCGACCCTAGGCACCCCGATCGCTCCGGACCTGATCAGCTCAGGAGGCTGCTGGAAACTGCTGAGAGGACAGAACGGCTACGCCAGGCCAACGGAGAACGGACTCGCCACTCAAGCCGCAGCGGGTCGAGTCTTCAAAGTCGCCGCATCTTTACGCCCGGAAGATAGAGGTCGTTTGCACGTTGTGCTTCTCGAGGACGGCTACCCCTGTTGGCTCTCCATGGATGAGCTAGCCGGTCAGGCTGTGGCCTGTGAAGCCCGGCAGCCGTGTCTGCTGTCAAGTTCGGACATCACCGGCCGGCTGAATGCGGTTCTGAAATGGCTGAAAGCTGCTGCCGAGCTCAAGAACACCTACCTCTGGGGAGGCACCATCGGGCCCGATCTGGACTGCTCCGGCCTTGTGCAAACAGCCTTCGCCAGCACTGGCATCTGGTTGCCCAGAGATGCCTATCAGCAGGAAAGGTTCTGCCAGCCGCTGGCGGTGCAACCGGAGGATGTGTCTGGATTACGCGCTGGCGATCTGATCTTCTTCGGCAGCCCTGAGCGCTGCACCCATGTCGGCATCCATCTCGAGAACGGTCACTACATGCACAGCTCGGGCATTGAACACGGCCGCAATGGCATCGGCATCGACAGCCTGAACCCCCAGGATCTTCATCCTGTGGCCAATCACTACAGAACTGAATTACGGGGTGCTGGTCGGGTCATGCGCTGCCATGACGGCAGCACGCTGCCCTGA